The DNA region AGGTTTCGAGGTCGTAGTAGGTGACCCGCCCACGCCTGCTCCTCTACCGATCTATTTACAGCCGATTCCGACGATTCAGATCGCCTCCGAGGATGAGACCAACTTGCAGGGAGCGGTGGATATTCGCGGTTCGCTGCTGGGGCCGTGGTGGCCGGACCGGGTGCGTTTCCAGAAGAGCTATGACGGAGTGAACTACACCGATTTCTTCGTGGACGAGGACGGCTTGGACGTGATTGCCCACACGTGGCACGCTTCACCGTTTATGGGGGATGGCTGGCACGCACTGTTGACTCCCGCCACCGAGGAACCGGAATCGTTGTACATCCAACTCTGTTACGAAGTCGAAATCAACGGCATGCTCGTCTATATTGTGCGACGGGTGAAGATTCAGGACGTCATCAAGCCCGATATTGTCGAACCGGGACAAGATGGAAATATCCGCATTCCGCCGCTGCAACCGGGCGGGATCGTACATCTTCATCCGACCCGCGTGGATTGCACGGTGGTGTTCCGCCGGATCCCGGCGCCATCGGTAGCCGATTCGGTGAAACCGATTGCGCAACGGCGGGACAGTCTATCTTCGTGGGGCAGCGGCGTAAACGGCGGGGATCACTGCGGACCGACCGCCGCCGCGGCCAATCTGCTCGCTCTGGCCATGCGCAACGCTGATCTCTGTAAGCTCTTAGAAAAATTCTGGGGACGGCCCAGTGGCGCGGGCTGCGCCAATCCCACCGCCGACGAACTGACCCGGCTCATCAAGGAACTGGGCAAATGCATGAAGACCAACGACGGGAGCTGCGGCACCTGGACCAGCAACATCATCCCCGGTATCGAATGCTTCATCAAGAAGCTGCGGGGAATGTTCCCCGATTCCACGCGGCCCGATCCCAAACTCAGACTGCATTGGATTTCCTCGGGCGCGAATTACGATTCGCTGAAATGGGAAGACATCTGGAAGGAGTTCGAGGAGCGCCACCAGAACATCGATATCCTCGCCACCGATACGCTGGGCAGCTACGGACATTTCATGGCGATCATCGCGATGTCGAAGCCGGACTCGGCGGGAATTGCGGAGGTGAAGATCGCCGATTCGTGGGATGACACGGTGTACACGGTCAAGGTGGACACGCGCAAAATTCCGCCGCGTTTCTTGCCGCCGTTGCCGGGAGGGAATTTCTGGGGACAGATTTACCAAGCCATTGCCCAGTCCAATCCCGATTCGCTCACGGCCGATGATATGCTGGCCGAGCGGGGCGAGCGCGCACTGGACGAAGATCGCTATCCGTGGGCGATCGTGCAGGTCGAGAATGGAGCGTCCGCTTCCTTCCCGCTGGATGACGCGACGCCCGGCTGGTGGACCTATGCCGTGCGCGTGTGGACTCCCGAAGGCGACAGCGCGACGGCCTATCGGACCTTCTACGTCGGCACGCCGCCCAATCTGGTGATTCATGCGGCAAGCGGGAACACCGAACTGAACTGGCAGGGCGATCCGCTGGCGGTCTCATACATCATCTGGGTGGCCGACAGCGCGCACGGGCCGTTCACTTTCCTCGATGAAGTAGCCGGCACCAGCTACACGGTAGCAGTGGGAGCGGATGAATTGAAGTTCTTCCGCGTGCAAACCAAGTGGGTACCGTAGGAACATTCGGGTGAACCGGGAGGCCGCCACGGCGGGCGAATACCTGAATCACACACTCGGAACATCGCGCGTGGGGTACTGTCAATCGTGATGAGGCAGACCTTCTCCCCAAGAAACCCTCAACTCCGCGCACGAATCTTGTGAGCACGGGCGGCACCTTTCGGGTGCCGCCCGGCATTTTATTAAATCCCGTCGTTCCGGCGGGATTTTCTTTTGCTTCTGATTTGCCGACGGAATCCACTGCAGAGAGACTGTGAGGGATTGGAGCATCAGAGTCAACATTTTGTTATACATGGTGTTACAAGACTCCTGTAATGTTGAAAGTGTGAATGGCGGGTAGAACTTGGCCAGAGACATGCTGCATCTTCGTCGGACAATTTCCCGGTGGTTCATTGATTCTCGGTCGTTATTTCATTAACTTTCTGTTTTGATTCTTCAGCCTCTGCGACTTCAGTCCCCCAATAGACAATTCACATCCGACCGACCGGCTTTTCGTACAGTACGATCGCAGTTTCTCTTGAAAGATCCACGAGGACAAGTCGTGCCCCCCATTGAGTGGAGGGAGAATAAATAGAGTCATCTTCATTTCCGCTGGAGAAGCCTCCGGCGATGCGCATGGCGCGGGTGTGGTGGCCGAACTGCGAGAACGATTTCCCGAGGCGGAGCTGTTCGGCATCGGCGGGGATCGCATGCAGGCGGCCGGGCTCGAACTTCTTGAACATTCGCGGCGGATGTCGTTCATGGGCTTCGCCGAAGTCGTGCGGCATCTGCCGTTCATCTGGCGGGTGCGACGGCGGGTTTTAGGCGAGATCGCAAAGCGCAAACCGGACCTCGTTATCCTTATTGATTATCCGGGGTTCCATTTCTCACTGCTAAGGAAACTGGCCCGCCTTCCGGGAGTTCAAAAACCGAAGGTCCTCTACTACATCGCACCGCAGGTCTGGGCATGGAAGGCTGGCCGGGCTCGGGAGCTGGCGCGCCTCGCCGACCATATCGCCGTCATTTTCCCCTTTGAAGTTCCGATCTTTGAAAGACTTGGCGGGAAAGTAACGTTCGTTGGTCATCCGCTGCTCGACGAAGCGGGAGAACCTCCTCCGCGCGGGCAGTTTCTGAAGGGACTGGACCTCGAACCCGATGACCGCGTGGTCGGGCTGTTTCCGGGATCGCGTAAGCAGGAGATCCGCCGCCATCTGCCGCTGCTGATCGAGACGGTGAAGCTCTTGCGGCACTTTCAGCCGGAATTGCGCTTTATCTTAGCCGAGTCGCCGGGAGTCCCGCCGCGACTCTATGAACGGCTGTTGCGAGACTGCTCCGGAATCACGCGCGCGTTCGCCGTGTCGCATGCGATACTCGCGCACGCCAACGCCTCGCTGGTGAAATCGGGGAGCACGACGATCGAAGCGGCCTACTTCGGCAATCCGTTCGTGGTTTTCTATAAGACTTCGCCCGCGACCTATTCCATCGGCAAGCAACTCGTGAAGGTGCCGTTTATCGCGATGCCAAATCTTCTCGTGGGCGAAGAAGCGGTGCGCGAACTCATTCAGCACGAAGCCACGCCGGACAATCTCGTCGGCGCAATTGTCCCGCTCCTGAACGTTCCGTCGGAAGTGGAAGCCTGCCGCGCGCGTTTGAAAAAAGTCCGTGAAGCGATGGGCGAACCGGGCGCGGCAAAACGAGTGGCGGAGATTGCGGCGAAGCTCATCGAGGAATAGCCGTGCTCGAAAACACGTTCTGTCATATTCCGCGCGTGTCGGTGAAGACCGAGCGCAAGCTGTGGGAGGCAGGCGTGCGGACGTGGGGGGACGCGCTGCTCGAAGATGCGCCGAAGGTTCCGCGCGTAAAGTGGGAAACGCTCAAGCCGCAGCTCGAAGAATCGGCGGCCGAGCTGCACATGGGGAACGCGCGCTACTTCGCAAACTTGCTGCCTGCCCGCGAACAGTGGCGGTTGTTTCCGCATTTCCGACACAGCCTTGCCTATCTCGACATCGAAACCACCGGACTGGGAATCGGCTCGGACAGCATCTCTACGATTTCGGTTTACGACGGCCAGAAGATTCGCACGTATATTCAGGGGGAGAATCTGCATGAGTTTGAACTCGATATCGCCGCTTACGACGTTCTGGTGACGTTTAACGGCAAGACGTTCGATCTGCCGTTTCTGCGAGCGGCGCTGGGAATCGAGTTTCCGCAAGCTCACGTGGATTTGCGATACGTCCTAAGCCGTTTGGGCTACACGGGCGGACTCAAGCGCTGCGAGCATCTCTTAGGAATCAGCCGCGGCGAACTGGACGGCGTGGACGGTTTCATGGCCGTCGCTCTATGGAAAGACTACGCGCGCCGCTACAATCCGCGCGCGCTGGACACGCTGCTTGCCTACAACGTCGAAGATGTCATCAATCTGGAAACGTTGTTTATCATCGCCTACAATCAGCTTCTCCGCGAGACTCCCTTTGTGGAGACGCACACGCTGCCGGTTCCCGCGCGTCCGGTGAATCCCTACCGTCCCGATCCCGAGACGGTCTATCGGTTGAAACGCGAAGTCTGGTGGCGTTTCGCAGACGAGCAGCCCGCGTGATTTTTGAGGAAATCTGTTCGAGATAAGGAGGCCACATGAATCGCACCTTTGCATCGCCGCTTTCCGCACTTCTCGTTCTTGTTTTGATTTCGTCCGTTTCTCTGGCCTGGCCGGAAGCGTCACCATGCTCCGGTGAAAACGCTTCGCAATCCGTGTCCGTGACCTATGCGCAGTCTGCCCCGCTGGGCAGCGCCGCCTGGGCAGCTCTGACGAGCGCGGAATGGTGCGTTGGCACGTCCGTTTACGCGCTGGGCGAGTGCCATTACGCGGCGCGTGATTGTGCAAGTGGAACGTGCAGCGCCGTGTCGAGCATCGTGGGCGGAGCGAAAAACGTCGTGAGCGCCCTTGCCAATGAGGTATTATCGCCATCGCTTCGAAGTTTGCAGAGCGTCTTCTCCTTTTTCTCGGACCTCGTCTCGGACCTGCTGCGCTTCTGATTCTTGCGCGAACCTGGCGGGTAGAAACGCACGGCTGGGAAACGGCGCGGGAGCAGATCGAGAACCGGCGGCCGCTGGTGATGATCACCTGGCACGGCCGCATGATGGTTCCCGTCATGCATTCGCGCCATCGCAACATCGCGGCAATGATCAGCCAGCACAGCGACGGCGAAATCGTAGCGCGGCTCGTGCAGCGGCTGGGTTATGATACCGTACGCGGCAGCTCGACGCGCGGGGGAACCACGGCCGCTCGCGACATGCTCGACCGCGTGAACAACGGTCAGGTGGCGGCGATGATCTGCGACGGCCCGCGCGGGCCGATCTACACGATGAAACCGGGCGCCGCGTTTCTGGCAATGCAGGCGAAAGCGACGGTACTTCCCACGACGTTCGCCGCCGCGCGCGCGTGGACTCTCGGATCGTGGGATCGGTTCCAGATTCCCAAGCCGTTCGCGCGCGTTCATCTTTTCTTCGGCGATTCGATAGCACCCGCCGATGAATCGGTCTCCCTGAAAGACTTCACGCGACGACTGGAAACGGTTCTGCGCGAGCTTACCGATCAGGCCGACCGGCTGGCGCAGAGTTAGTAACAATGGGGGCGAATCCATGGTTCGCTCCATCTCAATAAGAAAATTCCCTATGCCCCGAGTAGATCTGCGCGTTCATTCGCGTTACTCCGATCGCCCCACCAATTTTTTCCTCAAGCGACTCAAGGCTCCCGAAAGCCTGACCGAGCCGGAAGCGGCCTATGCTCTCGCCAAGCGGCGGGGTATGGACTTCTTCACGCTCACCGATTCCGACAATATCGCCGGTTGTTTGCAACTTGCTCATCACGGGGACGTTTTCACTTCGTGCGAAACGACGGTGGAGTTCCCTGAAGACGAGTGCATGATCGAGCTTCTGCTGTTCGGGCTGCGCGAGGGGCAGCTTCAGCATCTGTTAGGCTATCGCCGCAACATCTATCAAGTACGTGACTATCTTCTTAGCGAGGGAATTCTGCACGCGGTCGCCGCGCCTCTCGATATTCTGAATCTGCGACTCAGCCCCGATCATATCGAGCGGCTGCTGCTCTTGTTCGATCACTTCGAGACGCGTTCCGGCGCGCGTCATCCCCGCACCAACAACTATGTCACCACGCTGCTCGATCACCTCACTCCCGAGTTCATGAACGAGCTGCAGAAGAAATGGGGAATCGAACCGGCCAGTCCGCGGCCGTGGCAGAAGGGCTATCTGGGCGGATCGGGCGACTATTGCTGTCAATACATCGGGCTGACGTGGACGGAGGCGGCGAAGGCTTCCACACCGGCGGAGTTTCTGACGGAGTTGCAGCGCAAGTCGGGCTCTCCGGGAGGCGTGCACGGCACGAGCCTCGGCGCGGCGCATTCGATGTACCGCGTGGCGTTTCAGTACTATCAGAAGAATCTGCGCGGTCGCAACGTTCGCGAGCCGGATATCGTTACCCTAGTGCTGTCGCGAGTCTTGCAGCCGGATATGCCCAGGCGGCCCCGCCTGCGACAACTTA from bacterium includes:
- the lpxB gene encoding lipid-A-disaccharide synthase, coding for MSGGRINRVIFISAGEASGDAHGAGVVAELRERFPEAELFGIGGDRMQAAGLELLEHSRRMSFMGFAEVVRHLPFIWRVRRRVLGEIAKRKPDLVILIDYPGFHFSLLRKLARLPGVQKPKVLYYIAPQVWAWKAGRARELARLADHIAVIFPFEVPIFERLGGKVTFVGHPLLDEAGEPPPRGQFLKGLDLEPDDRVVGLFPGSRKQEIRRHLPLLIETVKLLRHFQPELRFILAESPGVPPRLYERLLRDCSGITRAFAVSHAILAHANASLVKSGSTTIEAAYFGNPFVVFYKTSPATYSIGKQLVKVPFIAMPNLLVGEEAVRELIQHEATPDNLVGAIVPLLNVPSEVEACRARLKKVREAMGEPGAAKRVAEIAAKLIEE
- a CDS encoding ribonuclease H-like domain-containing protein, producing the protein MLENTFCHIPRVSVKTERKLWEAGVRTWGDALLEDAPKVPRVKWETLKPQLEESAAELHMGNARYFANLLPAREQWRLFPHFRHSLAYLDIETTGLGIGSDSISTISVYDGQKIRTYIQGENLHEFELDIAAYDVLVTFNGKTFDLPFLRAALGIEFPQAHVDLRYVLSRLGYTGGLKRCEHLLGISRGELDGVDGFMAVALWKDYARRYNPRALDTLLAYNVEDVINLETLFIIAYNQLLRETPFVETHTLPVPARPVNPYRPDPETVYRLKREVWWRFADEQPA
- a CDS encoding lysophospholipid acyltransferase family protein produces the protein MMITWHGRMMVPVMHSRHRNIAAMISQHSDGEIVARLVQRLGYDTVRGSSTRGGTTAARDMLDRVNNGQVAAMICDGPRGPIYTMKPGAAFLAMQAKATVLPTTFAAARAWTLGSWDRFQIPKPFARVHLFFGDSIAPADESVSLKDFTRRLETVLRELTDQADRLAQS